One genomic window of Cannabis sativa cultivar Pink pepper isolate KNU-18-1 chromosome 2, ASM2916894v1, whole genome shotgun sequence includes the following:
- the LOC115719547 gene encoding zeatin O-xylosyltransferase has translation METTTIASSSSSSSPVVVLMVPFLAQSHLNYLLQFAHIISSYKIPTHYITSTLHNSQIKSRAPNPLHQLTQIQFHPYPLQFPPPTSSKTKFPNTLIPCFEALTQLHKPVSNLLHSLSQSTKRLVVIHDVLMTSVVKDVVNIPNGEAYSVNCGSLFSFFTYKCVSLMGQNDIVLPIKHIPSWVSCFPTVVIEFINKQLQELNFQAGDIFNSCRIIEGIFLQRLVNEIGLDKKMWAIGPLHKMTTISSKEIKDQDKWLFEWLEKQEPNSVLYVSFGTLTDFSEEEINEIAVGLELSDVKFIWALREADKVDDDSESVPRNNGEINTQSLLASPKSRPCNNLSTHEEESWRSLLPGGFEERIKGMGIVVREWVPQVEILRDKSIGGFMSHCGWNSCMESISFGVPIAAWPMHSDQPINALFLTEVLKVGVAVMEWEQRDELVSSVMISKAVKTLMASDEGCEIRKRTEELGDEVRKSTDEGGVTRMEWDSFIAHITR, from the exons ATGGAGACTACCACCattgcttcttcttcttcatcatcatcaccagtTGTGGTGTTAATGGTTCCATTCCTAGCTCAAAGCCATCTCAACTACCTTCTTCAATTTGCCCATATAATCTCCTCATACAAAATCCCAACCCACTACATTACCTCAACTCTTCACAACTCACAAATCAAGTCTCGAGCCCCAAACCCACTTCACCAACTAACCCAAATCCAATTCCATCCCTACCCACTTCAATTTCCACCACCTACTTCTTCCAAAACAAAATTTCCCAATACCTTAATTCCATGCTTCGAAGCCTTAACCCAACTCCACAAACCAGTTTCTAATCTTCTCCATTCACTATCTCAATCCACAAAACGACTTGTCGTTATTCACGATGTTTTAATGACTTCGGTAGTAAAAGATGTCGTTAATATACCAAACGGAGAAGCATATTCTGTTAACTgtggctctcttttttcttttttcacatACAAGTGTGTTTCCTTAATGGGACAAAACGACATCGTTCTCCCAATAAAGCATATACCGTCTTGGGTATCTTGTTTCCCAACTGTGGTGATTGAGTTTATAAATAAACAGTTACAAGAGTTGAATTTTCAAGCTGGGGATATTTTCAACAGTTGTAGAATTATTGAAGGTATTTTTTTACAACGTTTAGTGAATGAAATTGGTTTGGATAAGAAGATGTGGGCAATTGGACCTTTACACAAAATGACAACAATTAGTAGTAAGGAGATTAAGGATCAAGACAAGTGGCTATTTGAGTGGTTGGAGAAACAAGAACCAAATAGTGTGTTGTATGTTTCTTTTGGAACATTAACTGATTTTTCAGAAGAAGAGATTAATGAGATTGCTGTTGGTTTAGAGCTAAGTGATGTAAAGTTTATATGGGCATTGAGGGAAGCTGATAAAGTTGATGATGATTCAGAGTCGGTACCAAG GAACAATGGGGAGATCAACACGCAATCCTTACTTGCCTCACCTAAGAGTCGGCCCTGTAATAATTTAAGTACTCATGAAGAAGAGAGTTGGAGATCACTACTTCCGGGTGGGTTTGAGGAAAGGATTAAGGGAATGGGAATTGTGGTGAGGGAATGGGTACCCCAAGTAGAGATTTTAAGGGACAAATCAATAGGTGGATTTATGAGTCATTGTGGGTGGAATTCTTGTATGGAGAGCATAAGTTTTGGAGTGCCTATAGCAGCTTGGCCAATGCATTCAGATCAACCTATTAATGCTTTGTTCTTAACTGAAGTGCTCAAAGTGGGAGTGGCAGTTATGGAATGGGAGCAAAGAGATGAGTTGGTGAGTTCGGTTATGATTAGCAAAGCTGTGAAGACATTAATGGCATCAGATGAAGGTTGTGAGATTAGAAAGAGGACTGAGGAATTGGGTGATGAAGTTAGAAAATCTACAGATGAAGGAGGAGTCACTCGTATGGAATGGGATTCTTTCATTGCTCATATCACTAGATAA